In Pseudomonadota bacterium, one genomic interval encodes:
- a CDS encoding CoA pyrophosphatase, with the protein MISLIKEKLNSYIGKILESPQDICAGVMIPIFEKDGETFIVLTKRTEMVKAHKGEVSFPGGMCEDEDSSKLNTALRECFEEIGLRKKDVRVIGKLDDMITFTGFVISPYVGIMPYPYTFKTNPQEVAYLIYLPLKFLMETDPVMEQAEYEGRVEQVPSFHYNGDRIWGATCRILLQFRNILKS; encoded by the coding sequence ATGATCTCTCTTATTAAAGAAAAACTGAATAGTTATATTGGAAAGATATTGGAAAGCCCTCAGGATATATGCGCAGGCGTTATGATACCGATATTTGAAAAGGACGGGGAGACATTTATTGTCCTCACAAAAAGGACTGAAATGGTAAAAGCGCATAAGGGTGAAGTATCGTTCCCCGGTGGTATGTGTGAAGACGAAGACAGCAGCAAGCTTAATACTGCCCTGCGGGAATGCTTTGAAGAGATAGGCCTCAGAAAAAAGGATGTCAGGGTGATCGGAAAGTTAGATGATATGATAACTTTTACAGGTTTTGTGATATCACCTTATGTGGGTATTATGCCATATCCATATACATTCAAGACAAATCCACAGGAAGTAGCATACCTTATATATTTGCCTCTCAAGTTTTTGATGGAAACCGATCCTGTTATGGAACAAGCCGAATATGAAGGCAGGGTCGAGCAGGTTCCTTCATTTCATTACAATGGTGACCGGATATGGGGCGCTACGTGCAGGATACTCCTCCAGTTCAGGAACATCCTGAAATCATAA
- a CDS encoding MFS transporter: MNKTLRYRWIIFWILAIQYLLVYFHRVSPAVAAPELIRTFDISGAQLGVLASAYFYSYCIMQIPVGILADAWGPKKVITLFSLIAALGAVLFGFSPNFRFAIIARIFVGLGVSAIFISSMRLLANWFRATEFARVSGVLMAVGGVGWLTATTPLAFLLQGFGWRESFITIGICSLIPVILTSLFVADTPEKKGLPGILTEPIAYSDKTNKKVMDDLRLILREKHFWAIAIWFIFRGGALFGFFGLWAGPYLIDVYKLSKQTTGNILSMIAFAMIFLSPVLGHFSDKTLMSRKKVLVSTSILNSICWLFMLIFYNNLSILGLYIVFFVMGITISSVGTIAIVATKELFPPEIAGTSMGTMNIFPFIGGIMFQPLMGYVLDKAGKIQGMYQPSAYKLMLWIFFITSLLSLISIMFSKETLKKK; this comes from the coding sequence GACATATCGGGGGCACAGCTCGGTGTGCTCGCCTCAGCATATTTCTATTCTTACTGTATCATGCAGATACCTGTCGGTATACTTGCCGACGCCTGGGGGCCGAAAAAAGTTATAACCCTGTTCAGCCTCATCGCTGCCCTTGGCGCTGTTTTATTCGGGTTTTCGCCGAACTTCAGGTTCGCAATTATTGCGAGGATATTTGTCGGGCTCGGCGTCTCGGCGATCTTCATATCGTCTATGAGGTTGCTCGCCAACTGGTTCAGGGCAACTGAATTCGCAAGAGTCTCGGGCGTCCTCATGGCAGTAGGCGGTGTAGGATGGCTCACAGCAACAACACCCCTTGCCTTTCTTCTGCAAGGCTTCGGGTGGCGGGAATCGTTTATAACAATAGGGATATGTTCTTTGATACCTGTCATCCTTACAAGCCTGTTTGTCGCCGATACGCCAGAAAAAAAAGGCTTACCCGGCATACTTACCGAGCCGATAGCCTATTCGGACAAGACAAACAAAAAAGTAATGGATGACTTAAGACTGATTTTAAGGGAAAAACATTTCTGGGCTATCGCAATCTGGTTTATATTCCGGGGAGGCGCTCTTTTCGGCTTTTTCGGTCTGTGGGCAGGCCCCTATCTTATTGATGTTTATAAGCTTTCCAAGCAGACCACGGGAAATATTCTCTCAATGATTGCCTTTGCCATGATATTTTTGAGCCCTGTCCTGGGGCATTTTTCTGATAAGACGCTCATGAGCAGAAAGAAGGTGCTGGTCAGCACTTCAATTCTTAATTCGATATGCTGGCTTTTCATGCTTATCTTCTACAATAATCTATCCATATTAGGGCTATATATAGTCTTTTTTGTTATGGGCATTACGATAAGTTCAGTCGGCACTATAGCAATTGTTGCCACAAAAGAACTTTTCCCGCCTGAAATTGCGGGCACTTCCATGGGAACCATGAATATATTCCCATTCATCGGAGGGATCATGTTCCAGCCTCTTATGGGTTATGTGCTTGATAAGGCAGGTAAAATTCAAGGCATGTACCAACCGTCCGCCTATAAACTTATGCTATGGATCTTTTTTATTACAAGTCTTCTGTCCCTTATCAGCATCATGTTTTCCAAGGAAACACTCAAAAAGAAATAA